Within Phaeodactylum tricornutum CCAP 1055/1 chromosome 15, whole genome shotgun sequence, the genomic segment ttTGTGAGTAGCGCGCGATACTGCGCACCACGATTTTCGAACGTGTTTGCGTCGTCCGTTTTTGTGTTCGGACCCATCGATGGCGATCGAGCGTCGTTCCTCCCCCCAAAATTTTGGTCTCTTCGCAAACCCGCTatcgtgtgtgtgtgtgtgtggtaCGACCCCCCGCCGACACCGTCACCACAGTTTTGGTCTGTGTGACAGTGTGTGTGTCAGCTTTCTGGTCCATTCACTACTCTCGAAAGGCTAGAATTGATTGTATTGTGTACAGCGAGTATCTCCTTTCCTTCTCTATTTGCCTCTGGTCTTCGTTCGGAAGGAAGAGGAATTGAAAAAAAGGAATCGTTGTCGTTTCCTTCGTCGAATCGCATCCCTCCATTCGATTGGTGGTTTCGGTAGCGTATCCCCCGTTTCCGGTTCTCGACACACAGCTACATCCACGTACCTACAGATACCGAGTATTGACACGAATACTATTCTCATGGCGTCTCCAAATCCTGCGTATGCGGGACGTGGAGGTCGTGGCGGACGGGGTGGACCTCCGCCCTattacaacaacaacaatagtgGTGTACCGGGTCCCCGTCCTCCCACCGGAGCCTGGCAACCCGCACCCACTCATACGATGCCGACACAGTCTACCGCCGTGCCGAATCCGTCATCGCCCAATCCTCACCATCTCACaccccaacaacaacagcaacaacaaccaccTCTCCTGAACAATCCCTACGCGCCAAACCAAGCAGGACCCCGTGGAAACCAGCCTCCTCCATACCCACCCCCGGCCTACTACAACCAGCACTACGCAGCTGCCgcacaacagcagcagcagcagccgaATCCTTACGGCGCCACGGGTCGGGTTCCGTGGCAGCCCGTACCGAATCAAGGCTATCCCTCCACCATGAGGGGTGGCGTCTTTTATCCACCTCCCGCCGCTGCCGCTGGACCCGGTCGTCCTTCCGCTACCAACGCGGGGACCATCCCAGCCTCCGTCGTGGTGCCCCGCGAACGCAAAGCTCTCGTCATTATGGTACGTCCCGAGTGCCATGGACCAGCGTCCCCCGCTTTGCGCTCGTCTCACACCGCTCTACCCGATTACTCGTGTTTGTTTCTGCCGTTGGCGACTTTTTTACACCAAAACAGGATAAAGACGGCAACGTGATGGATTTCACCAAAACGGCTCCCAAAAAGACTACGGCCACGACTTCGGCGACTCTTGCCCCGTCGGCGGTCCCGGCCAAAACGGAATCGAGCAGCCAAGACGCTGGCGCCAAGTTGCGACAGGCCGCACTCGAACGCATCCAAGCCCAAGACAaggccaaaaaggaagccgaagaaaaagcaaaggaACAATTGTTACAGGAAGAACAAgccaagaagaaagcaagtGACGAGACCGAAGTACAAGGTAAAAACACGTCCGAGGCCCAAAGCAAGGTCGCCGAAGAGCCAACCAAGTCTCTGGCGGATCGTTTGAAGCAAGCACCCAAACCCGCCACTGTCAAAAcgacgacttcttcttccggtcgtatcgtcttttccaagtcGGCGTTGCTCAAGTACGTACCGTCCTTCGTGGCCTGGCGGAACACACTCAGCCTTTCGCCTAGTTTTTTACGTTTTGGATCTTTCCCTTTTCTCACCCGCTCGTATTTCATTTTTTAAATCTCTCTTGCAGATTTAAGAGCACGGAAAGATGTATGCAATGTCCCGAATCGCTCCCTGACATGACGATCGTCAAGGGACCCGCCCGTGGCAAGAGCGGGGGCAAccgcggtggtggtggtggaggaggcGATCGACGCAACGACCACGACAGCGGTGGCAGTAGTTGGAAACGAGGCAACGCACCCCCACGTCGTCAAAGCGCCACCAATAACGatggcggtggtggtggcggcggcggcggcagctACTGGAGCCGCGGACAAGCTCCTCCGccacagcaacagcaacaaaacaacgacaagcaCCGGAACAATCGGGGTGGACGCGGTCCTCCGCCACCTCTGTACGACGGCCCCGTCGCGCCTCTAGTGAAGTCGGAGAATCACTGGCGTCCACAAAAGAACGCGTCAGCTTTTATTATTGCCGAGAAACAGGTCAAGGCTATTTTGAACAAGATGACCAAAGAAAAATTCGATAAACTCGCGACACAGATGCTGGAGATTCCTTTGACCTCTTCTGATATGTTGAAAATGATGATTAACAACGTGTACGATAAGGCCATTGACGAACCTACTTTCGGAGATATGTACGCTGATTTGTGTAAGAGACTTTCCAAGATTGCTATCGACTTTATTAAAATTATCGAGTCGGACGAAGAGCCCCCGACGGACGACGATACGACCACGGAACCGGCATCTCCAGCTGACGATAAAAGTAGCCACCATACTGTTTATCGCTGGTCGAACGACGTGAGTACTACCGATAGTGAGATTGTTGGACCGTTTGAATCCGAGGAAGAATGCATCGAGGTTGCTCTTGGTCAAGCAAATGAGCCTACTCCGGTTGAGCGAGGCGAAATGTCTCTGGAACTGGTCAGCGCAACCATTAGGAAAGGCGTGTTTATCAAAATAATGAAGCAAAAAAAGGACAAAGATGGCGAGGAACCAAAGCTCTACACCGTATATTTCCCAGTAAAGGAAGCAAAAGAGTGTGGTCAGCAGCTGTCAAACATTTTCCTGAGCAAAATGGAATGTGTTTCAGATGCGACCAAACTTAATAGCTTCAAGCGCTCGCTACTCAACAAATGTGAAGAAGAGTTCGACAAACAGGATATTTATGTAGActggaagaaagaaaagaatgatTATGAGGCAAAGAAGGCTACACTTACTGCTCAAGAACGGGCTGAAACAGAAGCTGAGCTGGACTTTCGTCGCATTCGAATTAAGAAGCAGATGCTCGGAAACGTTAAGTTCATTGGGCAGCTGTACAAGAAGGGTTTATTGAAGGAAAAAATTATGCGGTACTGCATTGCCAGTCTGCTAAAGCTGGAAGCAAACGAcgccaaagccaagaatCCGTTGTACCGAGACACCGGTGATTTTGATATCGACGAGGAAGACCACGAAGCGATTTGCAGCATGTTCACGACTATTGGTCTGACTATTGACACTCTTTCGACCTCTGATTTCATGAGCGTTTGTTTTGAGAAGATTTCAAAACTGAGCAACGAATCAAGCCTCCCCGCCCGATCTCGTTTCATGTACAAAGATTTGCTTGAGCTACGTGACAATAG encodes:
- a CDS encoding predicted protein; amino-acid sequence: MASPNPAYAGRGGRGGRGGPPPYYNNNNSGVPGPRPPTGAWQPAPTHTMPTQSTAVPNPSSPNPHHLTPQQQQQQQPPLLNNPYAPNQAGPRGNQPPPYPPPAYYNQHYAAAAQQQQQQPNPYGATGRVPWQPVPNQGYPSTMRGGVFYPPPAAAAGPGRPSATNAGTIPASVVVPRERKALVIMDKDGNVMDFTKTAPKKTTATTSATLAPSAVPAKTESSSQDAGAKLRQAALERIQAQDKAKKEAEEKAKEQLLQEEQAKKKASDETEVQGKNTSEAQSKVAEEPTKSLADRLKQAPKPATVKTTTSSSGRIVFSKSALLKFKSTERCMQCPESLPDMTIVKGPARGKSGGNRGGGGGGGDRRNDHDSGGSSWKRGNAPPRRQSATNNDGGGGGGGGGSYWSRGQAPPPQQQQQNNDKHRNNRGGRGPPPPLYDGPVAPLVKSENHWRPQKNASAFIIAEKQVKAILNKMTKEKFDKLATQMLEIPLTSSDMLKMMINNVYDKAIDEPTFGDMYADLCKRLSKIAIDFIKIIESDEEPPTDDDTTTEPASPADDKSSHHTVYRWSNDVSTTDSEIVGPFESEEECIEVALGQANEPTPVERGEMSLELVSATIRKGVFIKIMKQKKDKDGEEPKLYTVYFPVKEAKECGQQLSNIFLSKMECVSDATKLNSFKRSLLNKCEEEFDKQDIYVDWKKEKNDYEAKKATLTAQERAETEAELDFRRIRIKKQMLGNVKFIGQLYKKGLLKEKIMRYCIASLLKLEANDAKAKNPLYRDTGDFDIDEEDHEAICSMFTTIGLTIDTLSTSDFMSVCFEKISKLSNESSLPARSRFMYKDLLELRDNRWVPRRKEEKAKTLEEIRKDVEEEERRQAQQSMRNNSNRGGGGGSRDFRGSGIGNAFGGSNRSRPQKLSSETDADGFVAVPTKTGFASLRGPAGKPRHQPSESTSTVSTKSSAFSALAKDRDPPSSKKSPAPLDSDTLERRIKRIRTDFMGDGGNVEELLLSWDEICGTPKAGVTLVQKNSDRMMDCKEDERQAIVRIVAILAEKGKLTKEDVRTGLQDAIEFIDSFILDSPRAYEYLGDMLGEMLKLKAIDVAWLCKETEKTKVDQNSEAPIRLTRATISALKAAAGVDFAKKCFSGSSEKDLIGLIGSDSWKSMAADQFS